One window of the Marinicella rhabdoformis genome contains the following:
- a CDS encoding GNAT family N-acetyltransferase: MKIEIIQDDLEDGAVLVLLNEHLKEMLKYSPSESIHALDPETLNDRSITFWSARVNGEIAGCIALKEIDDNFGEIKSMKTSRLFLRKGVAESLLQLVLKEAKMRAYSTIGLETGSNEAFAPAVALYKKHGFEECGPFGNYELDVFSKFFRKGLQLNT; this comes from the coding sequence GTGAAAATTGAGATTATTCAGGATGATCTAGAAGATGGTGCAGTTTTGGTATTACTCAATGAGCACCTGAAAGAGATGCTCAAATATTCACCATCAGAGAGTATTCATGCATTAGATCCTGAAACGCTCAATGATAGATCAATAACCTTCTGGTCCGCACGTGTTAACGGAGAAATAGCAGGTTGTATTGCCCTAAAAGAGATAGATGATAATTTTGGTGAAATTAAGTCAATGAAGACGAGTCGTCTCTTTCTAAGAAAAGGTGTCGCGGAGAGTCTTCTACAGCTAGTTCTTAAAGAAGCAAAAATGCGCGCATACTCAACAATTGGTTTAGAAACGGGAAGTAACGAGGCCTTTGCTCCGGCTGTAGCGCTGTATAAAAAACATGGGTTTGAAGAATGCGGTCCGTTTGGTAATTATGAGCTCGATGTATTTAGTAAGTTCTTTAGAAAAGGGCTACAGCTTAATACCTAA
- a CDS encoding helix-turn-helix transcriptional regulator: protein MLWLDAFFRFSAIGLLMLSMPVMLTSRKLSKPMVYLLVSQFFLLVHLLGFTPLAFHLPDELKLILRLLDVGLLVSVWLFVLSMFQRHFKLQVLHVVACAFVAAIMLAERLVQYGYMSSLPTWWAYLVNISALFITIHMVFVTITGHTDDLVEARRRTRIKMMLLVALSVTIMVVLGSVLLPEFQPTINAISIWPLVFIMSYWVFRVDDAVFAFDAVVNKQSQSLSVKETKLQTDLMQLIDSEKIYLQANITINSLAKKLGVSAHVLRQHINQHLGFENFSAFINQYRIEDIKLALENPENNHIPVLTLALNYGFNSLPPFNRAFKKITGQTPSAYRKNTLT, encoded by the coding sequence ATGCTGTGGCTTGATGCTTTTTTCAGATTTTCGGCCATTGGGCTGTTGATGTTGTCGATGCCTGTGATGCTGACGTCTAGAAAATTATCTAAACCAATGGTTTATCTGTTGGTTTCACAGTTCTTTTTGTTGGTACATTTATTGGGGTTTACTCCCTTGGCATTTCATTTGCCCGATGAACTGAAGTTAATCCTGCGTTTGCTTGATGTCGGCTTGTTGGTGTCGGTTTGGTTGTTTGTGCTATCGATGTTCCAGCGGCATTTTAAACTTCAGGTTTTGCATGTGGTTGCATGCGCATTTGTTGCGGCCATTATGCTGGCCGAACGATTGGTGCAGTATGGCTATATGTCGTCATTACCCACATGGTGGGCTTATTTGGTCAACATATCGGCGCTTTTCATCACGATTCATATGGTCTTTGTTACCATCACGGGTCACACAGATGATTTGGTTGAAGCCAGACGCAGAACCCGCATCAAAATGATGCTTTTGGTGGCGCTGTCAGTCACCATCATGGTTGTGCTCGGCTCGGTTTTGTTGCCCGAATTTCAACCAACAATCAATGCCATCAGTATTTGGCCTTTGGTATTCATCATGAGTTATTGGGTGTTCAGGGTGGATGATGCGGTGTTTGCCTTTGATGCCGTGGTAAACAAACAATCCCAATCGCTTTCGGTTAAGGAAACCAAACTACAAACCGATTTAATGCAGCTGATTGATTCCGAAAAAATCTATTTACAAGCCAACATAACGATTAACTCTTTGGCTAAAAAATTGGGCGTCAGTGCGCACGTATTAAGACAACACATCAACCAACATCTGGGCTTTGAAAATTTTTCTGCCTTCATCAACCAATACCGCATTGAAGACATCAAATTGGCATTAGAAAATCCAGAAAACAATCACATTCCAGTTCTGACATTGGCCTTGAATTATGGCTTCAACTCCTTACCGCCATTTAACCGCGCTTTTAAGAAAATAACAGGCCAAACCCCCAGTGCCTATAGGAAAAACACCTTAACTTGA
- a CDS encoding NAD(P)H-binding protein: protein MKTAVVIGATGLVGGRLVGRLVNEAGFKKVIAVTRRPVTYQSSKVINDVVDFNALENHKASFQGDVLFSCLGTTAKQAGSIAAQRVVDYDYQYEIAKFAADNGMKHYVLVSSAGADANSRSSYLKMKGELEDAVSLLAFERISIMQPSLLLGEREGFRLGETIGSWVMPALCKLPFLKKYRPITGDEVAKKMVAVALTPKSGAGVKQVFALDEIF, encoded by the coding sequence ATGAAAACAGCTGTAGTGATTGGTGCAACGGGTTTGGTTGGCGGTAGGCTGGTCGGTCGTTTGGTTAATGAAGCTGGTTTTAAAAAAGTCATAGCTGTTACCCGCCGGCCTGTGACTTATCAGTCTTCAAAAGTGATAAATGATGTGGTGGATTTTAACGCTTTGGAAAACCACAAAGCCAGTTTTCAAGGCGATGTGCTGTTTTCATGCCTTGGAACGACCGCCAAACAAGCAGGTTCTATAGCGGCGCAAAGGGTGGTTGATTATGATTACCAGTATGAAATCGCCAAGTTTGCAGCAGATAACGGTATGAAACATTATGTGTTGGTTTCATCGGCAGGAGCTGATGCCAACAGCAGAAGCTCGTATTTAAAGATGAAAGGTGAACTCGAAGATGCCGTGTCTTTGTTGGCTTTTGAGCGCATCAGCATCATGCAACCTTCATTGTTGTTGGGAGAGCGTGAAGGGTTTCGATTGGGTGAAACCATCGGCAGCTGGGTCATGCCCGCGTTGTGCAAATTGCCATTTCTTAAAAAGTACCGGCCCATAACTGGTGATGAAGTGGCGAAGAAAATGGTGGCTGTCGCATTAACCCCCAAAAGTGGTGCGGGTGTTAAGCAGGTGTTTGCACTGGATGAAATTTTTTAA
- a CDS encoding MarR family winged helix-turn-helix transcriptional regulator has protein sequence MDLNKHTTLMLEQGYINTMLNKKVDSSLTPHGISLTEFTIMNQLNESNGGALSRIALADSIGLTASGVTRLLTPMMKNNVVKKTENSRDARQSMVALTTTGEVLYRDALVTFGHSCASAFALLDESEVIQLLGLLNKIKC, from the coding sequence ATGGATTTAAATAAACACACTACACTGATGTTAGAACAAGGATATATCAACACCATGTTAAATAAAAAAGTGGATTCAAGTTTGACACCGCATGGTATCAGCTTAACTGAGTTCACCATCATGAATCAGTTAAATGAATCAAATGGCGGAGCTTTGAGTCGCATTGCTTTGGCTGATTCGATTGGACTTACAGCATCTGGGGTGACTCGTTTGTTAACACCTATGATGAAAAATAATGTGGTGAAAAAAACTGAAAACAGCAGGGATGCGCGTCAAAGTATGGTCGCGCTTACAACCACGGGTGAAGTTTTGTATCGCGATGCCTTAGTGACCTTTGGGCACAGTTGTGCTTCCGCTTTTGCTTTATTGGATGAATCAGAAGTCATTCAACTGCTGGGCTTATTGAATAAAATAAAATGCTAA
- a CDS encoding glycosyl hydrolase family 18 protein, which produces MTQSSNPPFASKLPAMCNAWILLNEDDPSGTNYNSPNSAFQRLITEKVYQTNDIINLCFVDIVPTSNETFPTGDGSSHTLFLDHVTHPANPDGSIPTNQDYMEWIVRDAKQANPNIKICLTLLYGKANLISQIFPDPTNPDVASADAFAANVVAYLKHYNLDGFDIDWEWGNPGISDDTTPAQFKSAFSAIGKAFKANNLLLTMGPATTNNLDVETVNEHFDIIAFQMYFSNSLPSQFIDIGVKPDAFAYGAKFEAMTAIPNPTGKEPGYQTAQQAHAGMQTYGFKAVTTWRLNSQNYIFEQDQQVTLSKLVRGVIVKR; this is translated from the coding sequence ATGACTCAGTCATCTAATCCACCATTCGCTTCAAAATTACCAGCCATGTGTAACGCATGGATCTTGCTCAATGAAGACGATCCATCAGGAACAAATTACAACAGTCCAAACAGTGCATTTCAGCGACTTATCACTGAAAAAGTCTATCAGACCAATGACATCATCAACTTGTGCTTCGTAGACATCGTGCCAACCAGCAATGAAACGTTCCCAACAGGTGATGGCAGCAGCCACACCCTGTTTTTAGACCATGTCACACACCCTGCCAACCCAGATGGCAGCATCCCGACGAATCAGGACTACATGGAATGGATCGTCAGAGATGCCAAGCAAGCCAATCCAAACATCAAAATCTGCCTGACCTTACTTTATGGCAAAGCAAACTTGATATCACAAATATTCCCAGATCCCACTAACCCAGATGTCGCATCAGCCGATGCTTTTGCTGCGAATGTGGTCGCCTACCTCAAGCATTACAATTTAGATGGCTTCGATATTGACTGGGAGTGGGGAAACCCTGGCATCAGTGACGACACCACGCCAGCACAATTCAAATCGGCTTTTTCAGCAATCGGCAAAGCCTTCAAAGCGAATAACTTGTTACTCACCATGGGCCCAGCCACAACCAACAACTTAGATGTAGAAACCGTCAATGAACATTTTGACATCATCGCTTTCCAAATGTATTTCAGTAACAGCCTGCCTAGCCAGTTCATTGATATTGGCGTCAAACCCGATGCTTTCGCCTACGGCGCAAAATTCGAAGCCATGACCGCAATACCCAACCCAACAGGCAAAGAACCCGGCTACCAAACAGCCCAACAAGCTCACGCCGGTATGCAAACCTACGGCTTCAAAGCCGTCACCACCTGGCGCCTGAATTCCCAAAACTACATCTTCGAACAAGACCAACAAGTGACTTTGTCGAAGTTGGTGAGGGGGGTGATTGTGAAGCGTTGA
- a CDS encoding amidohydrolase family protein, with the protein MTVFYGYTEVNRLWGAYTTKVNPSDYETAQTDVVITHVNLLSEDATNMIPNQSVVIHQGSITAVGSDISIPTGYQVIDGTGQYLIPGLIDSHVHLWQSPNDLLLYLANGITHIKEMNGSEEHLQWKQEIEQGRPGPDMFVASRRHNSNDFIKGWFDRLTAKINPVNDMADIEDDLLALKAQGFDAIKVYTFLKKKHFMAFNETAKKHDIKLLGHTPISMTLDEVWGTELRELGHVEEIVKALIREFAGYDYSNANEFLAHVASRKKDIISNLLKHDITVQTTLTIMEGLAPIRADVDQVLQQVELEYVNPGITESTHPSIPVLGWLPKVNIYRLPDDIVDDMSEEQKADDQIYWKTYAEANRMLIRAFAQNNVKLLAATDANVPARVPGFSLHEELVALNKAGLSNAAVLKTATTNPAQAMGIKTGKIKAGYQADMLLLNDNPLQDIKHTQNIKTVINNGRIYDRDTLNRILTAVKAANDESRTEDISHYH; encoded by the coding sequence ATGACAGTCTTTTATGGTTACACAGAAGTTAACCGTTTGTGGGGTGCATACACCACAAAAGTAAACCCATCAGATTATGAAACCGCACAAACTGATGTGGTCATAACTCATGTGAACCTGCTGTCAGAAGATGCCACAAATATGATTCCTAATCAATCAGTGGTAATTCACCAAGGCAGCATAACAGCCGTCGGCAGCGATATCTCGATACCAACCGGTTACCAAGTGATAGATGGCACAGGACAATACCTGATTCCCGGCTTGATCGATTCACATGTGCACCTGTGGCAAAGCCCCAATGATTTGCTGCTGTATTTAGCCAACGGCATCACCCACATCAAAGAGATGAACGGCAGTGAAGAACATTTACAATGGAAACAAGAAATAGAACAAGGCCGACCTGGGCCTGATATGTTTGTCGCCTCACGCCGCCACAACAGCAACGACTTCATCAAGGGATGGTTTGACAGATTGACTGCAAAAATCAATCCAGTCAACGATATGGCAGACATTGAAGATGATTTACTGGCGCTCAAAGCACAAGGCTTTGATGCCATTAAAGTGTATACCTTCTTAAAGAAAAAACACTTCATGGCATTCAATGAAACAGCAAAAAAACACGACATCAAATTACTTGGACACACGCCGATTTCAATGACCTTAGATGAAGTTTGGGGCACTGAACTGCGCGAACTGGGACATGTGGAAGAAATCGTTAAAGCCTTGATTCGTGAATTTGCTGGCTATGATTACAGCAATGCCAATGAGTTTTTGGCCCATGTAGCATCTCGAAAAAAAGACATCATATCTAATTTATTGAAACACGACATCACCGTCCAAACCACACTAACCATCATGGAAGGACTGGCACCCATCCGTGCAGATGTTGATCAAGTGTTACAGCAAGTTGAACTTGAATATGTGAATCCCGGCATCACCGAATCAACCCACCCATCCATCCCAGTATTGGGCTGGTTACCCAAAGTGAACATCTACCGCCTGCCAGATGACATTGTTGATGACATGTCAGAAGAACAGAAAGCCGATGACCAAATTTACTGGAAAACCTATGCCGAAGCCAACCGCATGCTGATCCGTGCATTTGCTCAAAATAACGTCAAACTACTCGCCGCCACTGACGCCAATGTTCCAGCCAGGGTGCCCGGTTTTTCTTTGCACGAAGAATTAGTGGCGCTGAACAAAGCAGGCCTGTCAAATGCAGCAGTATTAAAGACCGCCACAACCAATCCTGCCCAAGCCATGGGCATCAAAACGGGAAAAATTAAAGCGGGCTACCAAGCTGACATGTTGTTACTCAATGACAACCCCTTACAAGACATCAAACACACCCAAAACATAAAAACCGTCATCAACAATGGGCGGATTTATGACCGTGACACTTTGAACAGAATCTTAACCGCAGTAAAAGCCGCCAATGACGAAAGCAGAACCGAAGACATCAGCCATTATCATTGA